In Saccharicrinis fermentans DSM 9555 = JCM 21142, a genomic segment contains:
- the prmC gene encoding peptide chain release factor N(5)-glutamine methyltransferase: MDFSNIKQISAQFKKELEGIYPPEEIRNFIWIIFEHLLGFTKTDIMMKETQTLNAEQQDFCRHALHQLTQYEPIQHIIGSTIFYGLTFKVNRHVLIPRPETEELVEWILQDNTIPAPSILDIGTGSGCIPVVLKKNLPKAEVSAWDISPEALSIARDNARINDLTITYQLNDALQPTVFPTQKLDIIVSNPPYIRILEKEWMHHNVLQYEPHLALFVADNDPLIFYRKIAQLAYQFLKSNGFLYVEINEALGKETCALFREIGFTSIELRKDLFGKDRMVKAGF; encoded by the coding sequence ATGGATTTTTCCAACATCAAACAGATATCTGCCCAATTTAAAAAAGAACTGGAAGGTATTTATCCTCCAGAGGAGATAAGAAATTTCATCTGGATCATATTTGAGCACCTACTTGGTTTCACAAAAACAGATATTATGATGAAGGAAACACAAACGCTCAATGCAGAGCAGCAAGATTTCTGCCGTCACGCACTGCATCAACTAACGCAATACGAACCCATACAGCATATCATAGGAAGCACTATTTTTTACGGCCTGACATTTAAGGTAAACCGCCATGTATTAATACCACGACCCGAAACAGAAGAACTGGTAGAGTGGATACTCCAAGACAATACCATTCCCGCACCCAGCATATTAGACATTGGTACTGGTTCAGGATGTATTCCCGTGGTTCTAAAAAAGAATTTACCTAAGGCAGAAGTAAGTGCCTGGGACATATCGCCCGAGGCGCTAAGCATTGCCAGAGACAATGCAAGAATAAACGACCTTACAATAACTTATCAATTAAACGACGCGCTACAACCCACTGTGTTTCCCACACAAAAACTAGATATTATAGTCAGCAACCCCCCTTATATCCGAATACTGGAAAAAGAATGGATGCACCACAATGTATTACAATACGAACCTCACTTGGCTCTATTTGTAGCTGACAACGACCCCCTCATATTTTACCGTAAGATAGCTCAGTTGGCCTATCAGTTTTTAAAAAGCAATGGCTTCTTATATGTCGAAATCAATGAAGCATTGGGCAAGGAAACCTGTGCTTTGTTCCGTGAAATTGGCTTTACATCGATTGAATTGCGTAAGGATTTGTTTGGTAAAGACCGAATGGTAAAGGCTGGTTTTTAA
- a CDS encoding ion transporter, whose product MKQKLYDIIFEADTKAGKIFDISLIVLILLSVASVMLESLQDQSDVFYHRLEILEWIVTFAFLLEYTTRLWVVRKPLKYALSFYGVIDFMAIIPTFLGLIFSGTHMLLVLRALRLLRIFRVLKLTRYINESSQLWKALMASRKKIGIFLFTVLILVVILGTLMYIIESNNDSGFTSIPISIYWAIVTLTTVGYGDIAPITALGRTLSSLVMIMGYAIIAVPTGIVTAELSRKREADTTTQVCPSCLKEGHDKDARFCKFCGEKL is encoded by the coding sequence ATGAAACAGAAACTATACGACATTATATTTGAAGCAGACACCAAAGCAGGTAAAATATTCGATATCTCTTTAATTGTTCTTATTCTTTTAAGTGTTGCCAGCGTGATGTTGGAAAGCCTTCAAGATCAATCGGATGTATTTTACCACCGTTTAGAAATACTGGAATGGATAGTGACTTTTGCCTTTTTGCTTGAATATACGACACGTCTCTGGGTGGTTCGAAAACCCCTTAAATATGCTCTTAGTTTTTATGGTGTTATTGATTTTATGGCCATCATACCCACTTTTTTAGGACTAATATTTAGTGGCACACACATGCTATTGGTCTTAAGAGCCTTACGTTTACTACGTATTTTTAGAGTACTGAAACTAACACGTTATATCAACGAATCATCTCAGCTTTGGAAAGCCCTGATGGCCAGCCGAAAAAAGATTGGCATTTTTTTGTTCACCGTATTGATTTTGGTTGTTATTTTAGGTACCCTGATGTATATCATCGAATCAAACAACGACAGCGGCTTCACCAGCATCCCCATTAGTATTTACTGGGCCATTGTTACCCTCACCACCGTAGGTTATGGCGATATTGCACCCATTACCGCCTTGGGAAGAACCCTATCAAGCTTGGTTATGATTATGGGCTATGCCATCATAGCCGTACCCACAGGAATTGTTACCGCTGAGCTTTCACGCAAACGAGAAGCAGATACCACCACACAGGTATGCCCTTCGTGTTTAAAAGAAGGACATGATAAAGACGCGCGTTTTTGTAAATTCTGTGGTGAAAAATTATAG
- a CDS encoding dihydrofolate reductase: MTKISMIVAIAKLQAIGQNNDLLAYIPKDLKRFKALTTGHTIIMGRKTFDSLPNGALPNRRNIVISRNEALKIEGAEVVHSPEAAIELCKNDEEAFVIGGATVYEAFLPKANKLYLTLIDQFFNDADTFFPEFDESEWKETYREEVADDHQNDFSYTFLDLERK, from the coding sequence ATGACAAAAATTTCAATGATTGTAGCTATAGCCAAATTGCAGGCTATAGGTCAAAATAACGATTTGTTAGCTTATATTCCCAAAGACTTAAAAAGGTTTAAAGCACTCACAACAGGGCACACCATCATAATGGGTCGTAAAACATTTGATTCATTGCCCAATGGAGCATTACCAAATCGCCGAAATATTGTGATATCCAGAAATGAAGCACTAAAGATTGAGGGTGCTGAAGTTGTGCATTCTCCTGAAGCTGCCATTGAACTCTGCAAGAATGATGAGGAGGCTTTTGTGATAGGTGGTGCAACTGTTTATGAAGCTTTTTTACCCAAGGCAAATAAGCTTTATCTTACCTTGATTGATCAGTTTTTTAATGATGCGGATACTTTCTTTCCTGAGTTTGATGAATCTGAATGGAAAGAAACGTATAGGGAAGAGGTGGCTGATGATCACCAAAATGACTTTAGTTATACCTTCTTGGATTTAGAGCGTAAATAG
- a CDS encoding acyl carrier protein phosphodiesterase gives MNFLAHIYLSGDPGPLMIGNFIGDYVKGNQLERFSPEIQKGIRLHRMIDDFTDHHAIVKKSTARFKPCYQRYASVVIDVVYDHYLAKNWEHYSSVPLSTFVNQVHAYFIRHYFTFPNRVKGFLPFLVKSRRLENYKHIWGVETSLSIMSNHTSLPAKSACATKIMLEQYEALNAEFAAFFEEVQQMVKDHL, from the coding sequence ATGAATTTTTTGGCACATATCTATTTATCGGGTGATCCTGGGCCTTTGATGATTGGTAATTTTATAGGCGATTATGTGAAGGGGAACCAGTTGGAACGTTTTTCTCCTGAGATTCAAAAGGGGATTCGGTTGCATCGTATGATCGATGATTTTACCGACCACCATGCGATTGTTAAAAAAAGTACGGCGCGTTTTAAGCCTTGTTATCAACGTTATGCTTCAGTGGTAATAGATGTGGTTTACGATCACTATCTGGCAAAAAACTGGGAGCATTATTCTTCGGTGCCATTGAGTACTTTTGTAAACCAAGTACATGCTTATTTTATTCGTCATTATTTCACCTTTCCTAACAGGGTAAAAGGTTTTCTTCCTTTTCTGGTAAAGAGCCGAAGGCTAGAGAATTATAAGCATATTTGGGGTGTTGAAACATCCTTGTCTATTATGTCTAATCATACTTCATTACCTGCAAAATCAGCCTGCGCTACTAAGATTATGCTAGAACAATATGAGGCTTTGAATGCTGAGTTTGCTGCCTTTTTTGAAGAGGTCCAGCAGATGGTAAAAGACCATCTTTGA
- a CDS encoding DUF5723 family protein: protein MKKLLLAILLSCISAAFFAQQNNTLFLMHELPQSNIVNPAVPIDCKLFVGFPLVGSTHVNAYSSGFALSDILVSSTDDSLKVDLDGALSKMDVREMIATEIHLSLLSVGYMYKDHYFTLGINEKVNTYSTLNRNAVLLVNGGNTPFEGQRTQMDGTRVNAIHYREYALGWAREWSESFSLGVRIKFLFGKSNIYTKPAQVSLYTDAISFDTYVAGSMEGNMSLPVDVNRDADGRLDNFVKRDEVALGDYLMNKENKGYGVDLGFIYQLNDKTTLSGSLLDLGYVNWKSDAYALSSAGSMDITGEAVEEGLGNLDAVIDSLAEVLNPEVADQAYSSPLVPTIYLGISRQMNSWLQTGAVLHTEFYRNSLHSSFSLTGNGRIASHVFGSLSYTIQNGQFNNVGAGIGAQWGFIHIHALSDNIPAFFNLMDARNVNLRVGISMLLGCGGEKKSYGNDKGIRALPCVGDPYSAIKSRKKRRRR from the coding sequence ATGAAAAAACTTCTACTGGCTATTCTCTTGTCTTGTATCTCTGCTGCGTTTTTCGCACAACAGAATAACACGTTGTTTTTGATGCACGAACTTCCTCAGTCCAATATTGTAAATCCGGCGGTGCCCATCGATTGTAAGTTATTTGTTGGTTTTCCTCTGGTGGGATCTACCCATGTAAACGCCTACTCATCTGGGTTTGCTTTAAGTGATATACTTGTTTCGTCCACGGACGATTCATTGAAGGTGGACCTGGATGGGGCGCTTTCAAAAATGGATGTTCGTGAAATGATCGCCACTGAAATTCATCTCTCACTTCTTTCTGTTGGATATATGTACAAGGATCATTATTTTACCCTGGGTATCAATGAAAAGGTAAATACCTATAGTACTTTAAATAGAAATGCAGTACTTCTTGTGAATGGGGGTAATACGCCGTTTGAAGGGCAACGAACCCAGATGGATGGGACTCGTGTGAATGCTATCCACTATAGAGAATATGCATTGGGGTGGGCGCGAGAATGGAGCGAAAGCTTTAGTTTGGGTGTGCGGATCAAATTTCTGTTCGGAAAATCGAATATATATACCAAGCCGGCACAAGTGAGTTTATATACCGATGCCATTTCTTTTGATACCTATGTTGCTGGATCCATGGAGGGAAATATGTCTTTACCTGTGGATGTGAATAGGGATGCCGATGGGCGGTTGGATAATTTTGTTAAGCGTGATGAGGTGGCGCTGGGGGATTATTTGATGAATAAAGAGAATAAGGGTTATGGTGTTGATTTGGGTTTTATTTACCAGCTCAACGATAAAACAACCTTATCCGGAAGTCTGTTGGATTTGGGTTATGTGAATTGGAAATCGGATGCTTATGCCCTAAGCAGTGCTGGCTCTATGGATATTACAGGGGAAGCGGTAGAAGAAGGATTGGGTAATCTGGATGCTGTTATTGATTCTTTGGCTGAGGTGTTAAATCCAGAGGTGGCTGACCAAGCTTATTCTTCGCCACTGGTGCCTACTATATACCTGGGCATAAGTCGACAAATGAATTCGTGGCTACAGACCGGTGCGGTTCTTCATACTGAATTTTATAGAAATAGCCTTCATTCATCATTTAGCCTCACTGGCAATGGCAGGATTGCTTCGCATGTATTCGGTAGCTTGTCTTATACCATACAAAATGGTCAGTTTAATAATGTAGGTGCGGGAATAGGCGCCCAATGGGGATTTATTCACATTCATGCACTCAGTGATAATATCCCGGCTTTTTTTAATTTGATGGATGCAAGAAATGTTAATCTTCGCGTTGGTATTAGTATGTTATTAGGGTGCGGAGGAGAAAAGAAAAGCTATGGTAATGATAAAGGAATACGTGCTCTTCCTTGTGTAGGGGATCCTTATAGTGCCATTAAAAGCCGAAAGAAAAGAAGGCGAAGATAG
- the lpcA gene encoding D-sedoheptulose 7-phosphate isomerase, with protein sequence MSIDSIKNNFKESRRVLTDFIEDDNNWENMKLAGDIMVDCLKKGGKIISCGNGGSMSDAMHFAEELSGRFREDRKGLAAVSISDPTHITCVGNDYGFDAIFSRYVQAVGKPGDVLLGISTSGNSVNVLKAAEEARRSGIKVIALTGKKGGRLKDHCDVELRIPHDNYSDRIQEMHIQIIHSFIQYIEMEYFK encoded by the coding sequence ATGAGTATAGACAGCATAAAAAATAATTTTAAGGAGTCCAGGCGCGTATTGACCGATTTTATAGAGGATGACAATAACTGGGAAAACATGAAGTTGGCCGGTGATATCATGGTGGATTGTCTTAAAAAGGGAGGTAAAATAATTTCGTGTGGCAATGGTGGTTCGATGAGTGATGCTATGCATTTTGCCGAAGAGCTGAGTGGTCGGTTTAGAGAGGATCGCAAAGGACTGGCTGCAGTCTCTATTTCTGATCCTACACATATTACCTGTGTGGGTAATGATTATGGGTTTGATGCTATTTTTTCGCGGTATGTGCAGGCGGTTGGAAAACCAGGAGATGTGTTGCTGGGTATTAGCACAAGTGGTAACTCTGTCAATGTGTTAAAAGCAGCTGAAGAGGCCAGAAGAAGTGGAATAAAAGTTATTGCTTTAACCGGAAAAAAAGGTGGAAGGCTCAAAGACCATTGTGATGTGGAACTCAGGATTCCGCACGATAATTATTCTGATCGTATCCAGGAAATGCATATTCAAATAATCCACTCTTTTATTCAATATATTGAGATGGAATATTTTAAGTGA
- a CDS encoding thymidylate synthase gives MQQYLDLCQHVLDHGVSKGDRTGTGTISVFGHQMRFNLKDGFPLVTTKKLHLKSIIHELIWFLKGSTNVKYLQDHGVRIWNDWAKEDGELGPIYGYQWRSWPMANGEYVDQIKEVIESIKNNPDSRRHIVSAWNVGQLDEMQLPPCHILFQFYVAEGKLSCQLYQRSADLFLGVPFNIASYALLTMMVAQVCGLELGDFVHTLGDVHIYKNHIDQVKLQVSRETRQLPTMTINPAIKSIDDFKFEDFTLSNYDPHPHIKGAISV, from the coding sequence ATGCAACAATATCTTGATTTATGCCAACATGTGTTGGATCACGGTGTTTCAAAAGGAGACAGGACGGGGACAGGTACCATTAGTGTATTTGGACATCAAATGCGCTTTAACTTAAAGGATGGTTTTCCCTTGGTGACTACCAAGAAGCTTCACCTTAAGTCCATTATTCATGAACTAATTTGGTTTCTTAAAGGTAGTACGAATGTTAAGTATTTGCAGGATCATGGTGTTCGTATCTGGAATGACTGGGCTAAGGAAGATGGTGAATTGGGGCCTATTTATGGTTACCAATGGCGTTCGTGGCCCATGGCCAATGGCGAGTATGTGGATCAGATTAAAGAAGTGATTGAATCCATAAAGAACAATCCCGATTCTCGTCGTCATATTGTAAGTGCCTGGAATGTGGGACAGCTGGATGAAATGCAATTGCCACCTTGTCATATCTTGTTTCAGTTTTATGTGGCCGAGGGTAAACTGTCGTGCCAGTTGTATCAGCGAAGTGCTGATTTGTTTCTGGGTGTTCCGTTCAATATTGCATCTTATGCCTTACTCACTATGATGGTGGCACAGGTTTGTGGCTTGGAGTTGGGTGATTTTGTGCATACCTTGGGTGATGTGCATATCTATAAAAATCATATAGATCAGGTTAAATTGCAGGTTTCACGTGAAACGCGCCAGTTGCCTACCATGACTATCAATCCTGCCATTAAAAGTATAGATGATTTTAAGTTTGAGGATTTTACATTAAGTAATTATGACCCTCATCCACATATTAAAGGAGCTATCTCCGTATAA
- a CDS encoding cyclic 2,3-diphosphoglycerate synthase produces the protein MKNVIILGAAGRDFHNFNVYFKNNHSYKVVAFTATQIPDIANRTYPLELTGKHYPYGIPIKEEADLPYLIKKFNVNVCVFSYSDISYQRIMSLASVVQAAGADFRMLGPDNTMLKSLKPVIAVCGTRSGCGKSETTRKVIDFLTSRGKKVVAIHHPMPYGDLRKQTVQRFSTLSDLRKHQCSIEEMEEYEPHIMNGNVIYAGVDYHDILREAEDDDNGCDVIVWDGGNNDMPFYKPDLWITVADPLKVGDEKNYYPGEVNIRMADIVIINKIDSADAADIIQLRKNIQEINPKAIIIEAASPIEIDNPHIIQGKKVLIIEDGPSVTHGEMKIGAGLMASEKYGAAEIIDPREYAVGKIKETYEKYPEIGKVLPAIGYNKEQIKDLEASIENTPCDAIVLATPIDLGSMIKIKKPYTRVHYSLQVIGNPTLSQMIDDFIHHL, from the coding sequence ATGAAGAATGTTATTATTTTAGGCGCCGCAGGACGCGATTTTCATAACTTTAATGTCTATTTTAAAAACAACCACAGTTATAAAGTAGTAGCCTTTACAGCTACACAAATTCCTGATATTGCAAACAGAACCTACCCCTTAGAACTAACAGGTAAACATTACCCCTATGGCATACCCATTAAGGAAGAAGCCGATTTACCATACCTGATAAAAAAATTCAACGTCAATGTATGTGTATTCTCCTACAGCGACATATCCTATCAACGCATAATGAGTCTGGCCTCAGTGGTACAGGCAGCCGGAGCAGACTTCAGGATGCTGGGACCAGACAACACCATGCTAAAAAGCCTCAAACCGGTCATTGCCGTTTGTGGCACACGATCCGGATGTGGCAAGAGCGAGACTACGCGTAAAGTGATTGACTTTTTAACCAGTCGTGGAAAAAAAGTGGTAGCAATCCACCACCCAATGCCCTATGGAGACCTGAGAAAACAGACCGTTCAACGTTTTTCAACACTCTCAGACCTACGAAAACACCAATGCTCCATTGAGGAGATGGAAGAATATGAGCCCCACATAATGAATGGTAATGTCATTTACGCAGGTGTTGATTACCATGATATCTTAAGGGAAGCCGAAGATGACGACAACGGATGCGATGTAATCGTATGGGATGGAGGTAACAACGACATGCCTTTTTACAAACCTGATTTGTGGATCACAGTGGCCGACCCCCTTAAGGTTGGAGATGAAAAAAATTACTACCCCGGAGAAGTAAATATTCGCATGGCAGACATAGTGATCATCAACAAAATAGATAGTGCTGATGCTGCCGATATAATTCAGTTGCGCAAAAATATACAGGAGATCAATCCCAAGGCCATCATTATTGAAGCTGCCTCACCCATAGAAATAGACAACCCTCACATCATTCAGGGTAAAAAGGTATTGATTATTGAAGATGGCCCCTCCGTCACCCATGGAGAAATGAAGATAGGAGCAGGACTTATGGCCAGTGAAAAATACGGAGCAGCAGAAATCATCGACCCCAGAGAATATGCCGTGGGAAAAATCAAAGAAACCTACGAAAAATATCCGGAAATAGGCAAGGTACTGCCGGCAATAGGATACAACAAAGAGCAGATAAAAGATCTGGAAGCAAGCATCGAAAACACACCTTGCGATGCTATTGTTCTTGCAACACCCATAGACTTAGGCTCCATGATCAAAATTAAGAAACCCTATACCAGGGTGCATTATTCGCTGCAGGTGATTGGCAACCCAACACTCAGTCAGATGATCGATGACTTTATTCACCATTTATAA